A stretch of Macadamia integrifolia cultivar HAES 741 chromosome 7, SCU_Mint_v3, whole genome shotgun sequence DNA encodes these proteins:
- the LOC122085128 gene encoding uncharacterized protein LOC122085128 isoform X2 yields the protein MAVALSIGPNRSIVRRNPSCRSPCVWTRPLLGRRTATSQFWRSKRNRSSVVFQPSRQGLSSRTATAPVLAGSRADDSSAPLEMSVESALKLLGVSEGASFDDILRAKNSILASCRDDQDTVAKVEAAYDMLLMQSLMQRRAGKVVNTNIPYADVKPLNSPGMGSMSQWLQATGKNIPVSVEAPSMGNLGLQAGVYGALMALTFANGTSTSSAGPYAGADVPGLILATGFGASLYFLTKKNINLGEWCF from the exons ATGGCTGTTGCTCTCTCCATCGGACCCAACCGATCCATCGTTCGCCGTAATCCCAGCTGCAGGTCCCCCTGTGTCTGGACTCGTCCCTTATTGGGTCGCCGGACGGCAACTTCGCAGTTCTGGAGGAGCAAAAGAAACCGGTCATCCGTTGTTTTCCAGCCCTCTCGCCAAGGACTATCGAGCAGGACAGCTACGGCACCCGTTCTCGCCGGGTCTAGAGCCGATGATTCCTCCGCTCCTCTAGAGATGTCTGTGGAGAGCGCTCTCAAGCTTCTCGGTGTCTCCGAAGGGGCTTCCTTCGACGATATCCTTCGTGCCAAGAATTCTATCCTTGCCTCCTGCAGGGACGACCAAGACACCGTCGCTAAG GTAGAAGCTGCATATGACATGTTGCTTATGCAAAGCTTAATGCAGAGGAGGGCAGGGAAAGTTGTAAATACAAACATCCCTTATGCTGACGTGAAACCTTTAAATAGCCCAGGAATGGGATCAATGTCTCAGTGGTTACAAGCCACAGGTAAAAATATACCTGTTTCGGTTGAAGCACCATCCATGGGGAACTTAGGCCTACAGGCAGGAGTATATGGAGCACTAATGGCCTTAACATTTGCCAATGGAACATCGACATCTTCAGCAGGGCCATATGCAGGGGCTGATGTTCCTGGGTTAATCTTAGCTACTGGTTTTGGTGCTTCATTATATTTCTTGACAAAGAAGAACATCAACCTGG GAGAATGGTGCTTTTGA
- the LOC122083883 gene encoding NEP1-interacting protein 1-like, whose protein sequence is MEFYTYPSPSPLPSPVDSSLSSFGIWVERVRRVCRSAVSAILRNLLSAIFTFFFALVGSLLGAMTGALIGQETESGFFRGAAVGSISGAVFSIEVFESSLHLWHSDDSGLECLLYLIDVIASLLSGRLVRERIGPAMLSAVQSQMGAGETGFEEVTSIFETGGTKGLSGDSVEKIPKIKITNMNNVDASGEKVSCSVCLQDFQLGDMVRSLPYCHHMFHLPCIDEWLIRHGSCPLCRRDM, encoded by the exons ATGGAGTTTTACACTTacccatctccttctcctttgcCATCTCCTGTTGATTCTTCTTTGTCATCATTTGGGATCTGGGTTGAAAGAGTAAGAAGGGTTTGCCGCTCTGCGGTTTCTGCGATTCTTCGCAACCTCTTGTCTGCAATTTTCACCTTCTTTTTCGCATTGG TGGGTTCCCTTTTAGGAGCAATGACTGGAGCCTTGATAGGCCAAGAAACTGAGAGTGGGTTCTTCCGTGGAGCTGCGGTTGGCTCCATCTCTGGAGCTGTTTTCTCGATTGAGGTGTTTGAatcttctcttcatctttgGCATTCTGACGATTCAGGACTTGAGTGTCTCCTCTACTTG ATTGATGTTATTGCTAGCCTTCTAAGTGGAAGGCTCGTTCGGGAGCGGATTGGTCCAGCAATGTTAAGTGCAGTTCAGAGTCAG ATGGGTGCTGGTGAAACTGGCTTTGAAGAGGTCACAAGCATATTCGAGACAGGTGGAACCAAAGGGTTGTCAGGAGATTCAGTTGAGAAAATTCCAAAGATCAAAATCACAAACATGAACAATGTGGATGCATCAGGGGAGAAGGTTTCCTGTTCAGTATGCCTTCAG GATTTTCAGCTTGGAGATATGGTTCGAAGTTTGCCTTACTGTCACCACATGTTTCACCTACCCTGCATCGATGAGTGGCTCATCAGACATGGTTCTTGCCCATTATGCAGAAGGGATATGTAA
- the LOC122083172 gene encoding protein ALTERED PHOSPHATE STARVATION RESPONSE 1-like, translated as MGCVASKLGEEDDVVLLCRERKRLLKSAVERRYVLAEAHCKYTQSLYGVAAGIRLFVARHSSPSSPFLITFPPPSPASPPSEKVITNPMFLQQTPSESTKEAIDCNSSDSTVSSESSDSGGRVGREVEEEEAPLCGYFYSEMPPPMPSPQRNFGWDFFNPFDGVRTEVMVGCEFSRNYSDEDLKAVREEEGIPELEEEDEREKDGRKVLEVSEGGSEGNEEDGGVEVLKVVDGADGMRQKEPKGLTVIDTPARGRELLEALKDVEDHFIRAYDSGKDVSRMLEANRFHLHSNLDEIKENSTKLIQAITWHRSTSSQSSSCKSFLASGSKGSSTWTEFKNDLFDDYGGMESGSHSSTLGRLYAWEKKLYEEVKAGDRTRKIYEQKCSQLRHKDATGADRQSVDKTRASVKDLYTRILIAIRSAESISKRIEKLRDEELQPQLVELLQGLMKTWKVMLESHETQNQIMFEVKSFTCPAYGKFCHDSHRHATLQLEAELQNWRTCFTAYISAQRAYVESLDGWLSKFVIPEVELYSRGRSSMPPFRVNGPPLLVFCHDWLTSLEKLPDKAVTYAMKSFGKDIRALWVQQGEEQQQKRKVDRLAIEFDRRVLGFQRSENRILESKVSEQKTEPDVRHRFEYLAERKDQLDDFRNRLDVEKAKHHNYMQETQRITLSGFQTGFSSVFESLTGFCKASLKMYDELVTFIEKAKVDEKDGNPTYIESSQVQGGGERNQKQEQGVDDLGS; from the exons ATGGGTTGTGTAGCATCTAAGCTAGGTGAAGAAGACGACGTAGTTTTACTCTGCAGAGAGAGAAAACGTCTCTTAAAATCCGCAGTTGAGCGCCGGTACGTGCTGGCTGAAGCCCATTGCAAGTACACTCAGTCGCTCTACGGCGTCGCAGCGGGGATAAGGCTCTTTGTCGCTCGACATTCCTCGCCTTCTTCGCCTTTCCTCATCACCTTCCCTCCACCTAGCCCTGCTTCGCCCCCCTCTGAGAAGGTTATCACTAATCCCATGTTCCTCCAACAGACGCCCTCGGAATCGACGAAAGAAGCCATTGACTGCAACTCCTCTGACTCTACGGTTTCTTCGGAATCTTCAGACAGTGGAGGAAGAGTGGGAAgagaagtggaagaagaagaagcgccACTTTGTGGGTACTTTTACTCTGAAATGCCACCTCCAATGCCGTCTCCGCAGAGGAATTTCGGGTGGGATTTCTTCAACCCTTTTGACGGAGTGAGGACGGAGGTGATGGTTGGGTGCGAGTTTAGTCGAAACTACTCCGACGAAGACTTGAAGGCGGTAAGGGAGGAAGAAGGCATTCCAGAGCtggaagaggaagatgagagagaaaaggacGGAAGAAAGGTTTTGGAAGTTTCAGAGGGTGGTAGTGAAGGTAATGAGGAGGACGGTGGAGTTGAGGTTCTGAAGGTGGTGGATGGTGCTGATGGGATGAGACAGAAGGAGCCGAAGGGATTGACTGTTATCGATACCCCTGCAAGGGGAAGGGAACTTTTGGAAGCATTGAAGGATGTGGAGGACCATTTCATCAGGGCTTATGATTCTGGCAAGGATGTTTCCAGGATGCTTGAGGCCAACAGATTTCATCTGCATTCTAATCTTGATGAGATAAAAG AGAACTCCACAAAACTCATCCAAGCTATCACTTGGCATCGGTCCACCTCATCTCAATCTTCATCTTGTAAGAGTTTTCTTGCATCTGGCTCCAAAGGTTCTTCAACATGGACAGAGTTCAAAAATGATCTCTTTGATGACTATGGTGGAATGGAATCAGGAAGCCATTCATCAACACTGGGAAGGTTGTATGCTTGGGAAAAGAAGCTTTATGAAGAAGTGAAG GCTGGAGACCGCACAAGGAAAATTTATGAGCAGAAATGCTCTCAACTGAGGCACAAGGATGCAACTGGAGCTGACCGACAGAGTGTGGACAAAACTAGAGCTTCTGTGAAAGATCTGTACACCAGAATATTAATTGCCATTAGAAGTGCTGAGTCAATCTCAAAAAGAATTGAGAAACTAAGGGATGAAGAGTTGCAGCCACAGCTTGTTGAGCTGCTGCAAGG CCTAATGAAAACATGGAAGGTTATGTTGGAATCCCATGAAACCCAGAACCAAATTATGTTTGAAGTGAAATCTTTTACCTGTCCTGCATATGGGAAGTTCTGCCATGATTCTCATCGTCATGCTACACTTCAGCTCGAGGCCGAGCTTCAAAATTGGCGCACTTGCTTTACTGCGTATATTTCTGCACAACGAGCCTATGTTGAATCTCTTGATGGATGGCTTTCCAAGTTTGTCATCCCTGAAGTTGAATTATACTCAAGGGGCAGATCTTCAATGCCACCATTTCGAGTCAATGGCCCCCCACTGCTTGTGTTCTGTCATGACTGGCTAACCTCTCTTGAGAAATTGCCAGATAAGGCAGTAACTTATGCAATGAAGAGTTTTGGGAAGGATATCAGGGCCTTGTGGGTTCAACAAGGAGAGGAGCAACAACAGAAGAGGAAGGTTGACAGACTTGCTATAGAATTTGACAGGAGGGTTCTTGGATTCCAGCGGTCTGAGAACCGAATTCTTGAATCCAAGGTTTCAGAACAAAAAACAGAGCCAGATGTGCGGCATCGGTTTGAGTACTTAGCAGAGAGGAAGGATCAGTTAGATGATTTCAGGAATAGACTGGATGTGGAGAAGGCAAAGCACCATAACTACATGCAGGAGACACAGAGGATCACATTAAGTGGATTTCAGACTGGATTTTCTTCAGTGTTCGAGTCACTTACTGGGTTCTGTAAGGCTTCTTTGAAGATGTATGATGAGCTTGTCACATTCATTGAAAAGGCAAAGGTGGATGAGAAGGATGGGAACCCAACATATATAGAGAGTTCTCAAGTTCAAGGTGGTGGTGAACGAAATCAGAAACAAGAACAAGGTGTTGATGACCTCGGATCTTGA
- the LOC122084158 gene encoding probable protein phosphatase 2C 60 — translation MLSGLMNFLRACWRPSSDRYVHAGSDAVGRQDGLLWYKDTGQHLHGEFSMAVVQANNLLEDQSQIESGPLSSLESGPYGTFVGIYDGHGGPETSRYINDHLFHHLKRFTFEQQGMSVDVIRKAFQATEDGFLSIVTKQWSMKPQIAAVGSCCLVGVICSGTLYIANLGDSRAVLGRLVKATGEVLSVQLSAEHNASIESVREELRSLHPDDSHIVVLKHNVWRVKGLIQVSRSIGDVYLKKAEFNREPLYSKFRLREPIKRPILSSEPSISVHQLQPHDHFLIFASDGLWEHLSNQEAVDIVQNNPRSGSAKRLVKMALQEAAKKREMRYSDLKKIDRGVRRHFHDDITVVVVFLDSNLVSRASSVKGPTLSLRGGGINLPPNSLAPCATPVELGPT, via the exons ATGTTATCGGGCTTGATGAACTTTCTGAGGGCCTGTTGGCGGCCGTCTTCGGATCGTTATGTTCATGCTGGCTCAGATGCTGTGGGAAGACAAGATGGGCTTCTCTGGTACAAAGACACTGGACAGCATCTTCATGGTGAGTTTTCTATGGCCGTTGTTCAGGCCAATAATTTGCTTGAGGATCAGAGTCAAATTGAATCAGGCCCTTTGAGCTCATTGGAGTCTGGCCCTTATGGAACTTTTGTTGGGATATATGATGGTCATGGCGGGCCTGAGACTTCACGCTACATCAATGATCACCTTTTCCACCATCTGAAGA GGTTTACTTTTGAGCAGCAAGGCATGTCAGTAGATGTAATACGGAAGGCATTTCAAGCAACGGAAGATGGGTTTCTCTCTATTGTTACCAAACAGTGGTCAATGAAACCACAAATTGCAGCTGTTGGATCTTGCTGCTTGGTTGGTGTTATATGCAGTGGCACCCTCTATATCGCCAATCTTGGTGATTCTCGAGCTGTTTTGGGGAGGTTAGTCAAGGCAACCGGGGAGGTCTTATCTGTTCAGCTATCAGCAGAACACAATGCAAGTATAGAGTCTGTAAGAGAGGAGCTGCGTTCTCTGCATCCTGATGATTCACATATTGTGGTTTTAAAGCATAACGTTTGGCGTGTGAAGGGCCTCATACag GTTTCTAGATCTATTGGTGATGTATACTTAAAAAAGGCTGAATTTAATAGGGAGCCTTTGTATTCCAAGTTCCGCCTTCGCGAACCTATCAAAAGGCCTATTCTGAGCTCTGAACCTTCTATATCTGTCCACCAACTTCAGCCACATgatcattttcttatatttgcATCTGATGGGCTTTGGGAGCACCTAAGCAACCAGGAAGCGGTTGATATAGTTCAAAATAATCCGCGCAGT GGAAGTGCTAAGAGGCTTGTGAAAATGGCATTGCAAGAAGcagcaaagaaaagagaaatgagATACTCAGACTTGAAGAAGATCGACCGTGGTGTTCGCCGGCATTTCCATGATGATATTACAGTCGTCGTCGTGTTTCTCGACTCAAACCTTGTTAGTAGGGCTAGTTCGGTCAAGGGTCCCACATTATCTTTAAGAGGGGGTGGGATCAATCTTCCTCCCAACTCTCTCGCCCCTTGTGCCACGCCTGTTGAACTTGGTCCTACTTGA
- the LOC122085128 gene encoding protein CHAPERONE-LIKE PROTEIN OF POR1, chloroplastic-like isoform X1 has product MAVALSIGPNRSIVRRNPSCRSPCVWTRPLLGRRTATSQFWRSKRNRSSVVFQPSRQGLSSRTATAPVLAGSRADDSSAPLEMSVESALKLLGVSEGASFDDILRAKNSILASCRDDQDTVAKVEAAYDMLLMQSLMQRRAGKVVNTNIPYADVKPLNSPGMGSMSQWLQATGKNIPVSVEAPSMGNLGLQAGVYGALMALTFANGTSTSSAGPYAGADVPGLILATGFGASLYFLTKKNINLGKATLITVGGLVVGAAVGSAVENWLQVDIVPFWGINSPAVVVSEFILFAQFLVSLYLR; this is encoded by the exons ATGGCTGTTGCTCTCTCCATCGGACCCAACCGATCCATCGTTCGCCGTAATCCCAGCTGCAGGTCCCCCTGTGTCTGGACTCGTCCCTTATTGGGTCGCCGGACGGCAACTTCGCAGTTCTGGAGGAGCAAAAGAAACCGGTCATCCGTTGTTTTCCAGCCCTCTCGCCAAGGACTATCGAGCAGGACAGCTACGGCACCCGTTCTCGCCGGGTCTAGAGCCGATGATTCCTCCGCTCCTCTAGAGATGTCTGTGGAGAGCGCTCTCAAGCTTCTCGGTGTCTCCGAAGGGGCTTCCTTCGACGATATCCTTCGTGCCAAGAATTCTATCCTTGCCTCCTGCAGGGACGACCAAGACACCGTCGCTAAG GTAGAAGCTGCATATGACATGTTGCTTATGCAAAGCTTAATGCAGAGGAGGGCAGGGAAAGTTGTAAATACAAACATCCCTTATGCTGACGTGAAACCTTTAAATAGCCCAGGAATGGGATCAATGTCTCAGTGGTTACAAGCCACAGGTAAAAATATACCTGTTTCGGTTGAAGCACCATCCATGGGGAACTTAGGCCTACAGGCAGGAGTATATGGAGCACTAATGGCCTTAACATTTGCCAATGGAACATCGACATCTTCAGCAGGGCCATATGCAGGGGCTGATGTTCCTGGGTTAATCTTAGCTACTGGTTTTGGTGCTTCATTATATTTCTTGACAAAGAAGAACATCAACCTGG GGAAGGCTACGCTAATAACCGTTGGGGGCCTTGTCGTGGGTGCAGCAGTGGGATCAGCAGTTGAGAACTGGTTGCAGGTTGACATTGTCCCATTTTGGGGTATAAACTCCCCGGCTGTTGTTGTAAGCGAATTCATTCTCTTTGCTCAGTTCTTGGTCTCCCTTTACCTAAGGTAG